In Leptospira saintgironsiae, one genomic interval encodes:
- a CDS encoding lipocalin-like domain-containing protein → MPFQFLKNKVARPNRTSAILVLALFSSMFLITSGSGFAAPKTDLKESQGKSFKFPQDHFFHKGYRVEWCYFIGILDTEEGKELGYELSFFRAYLGPKVALYPVHFAISDLEDEKHKISQTIERELGGVAGQDKSNLWSGDYRMEVTGPADFRISAFPRTDSGFGLELELSAKPKNILIHGKNGKSLKSRKNPKFFSYYYSIPRLETKGSLYLEGKEYHVKSGTSWMDHEWSSPEGTEAAFDLSSKDISWDWICIQMEDGSDIMAFNFKNRSGDVETFGTYRSPDGKVISLENENDLKFVPEDKTWKSDQTGNSYKLRWKLISERFNLNISPKFEEQEFDARSSTGLIYWEGAVKVGGDIDGKSVKGKGYLELKPFR, encoded by the coding sequence ATGCCCTTTCAATTTTTAAAAAATAAAGTCGCAAGACCAAATAGAACCTCCGCGATCCTAGTTTTAGCTCTGTTCTCATCTATGTTCCTAATCACGAGCGGAAGCGGGTTCGCAGCCCCTAAAACCGATCTAAAAGAAAGCCAAGGCAAAAGTTTTAAATTTCCCCAAGACCACTTTTTCCATAAAGGATACAGAGTAGAATGGTGTTATTTCATCGGTATCTTAGATACGGAAGAAGGTAAAGAATTAGGATATGAATTAAGCTTCTTCCGAGCTTACCTTGGACCTAAAGTTGCATTGTATCCTGTTCACTTTGCAATCTCTGATCTGGAAGACGAAAAACATAAAATCTCCCAAACCATCGAAAGAGAATTAGGGGGAGTTGCAGGCCAAGACAAGAGCAACTTATGGAGCGGAGACTATCGTATGGAAGTCACAGGTCCTGCGGATTTTAGAATCTCTGCTTTTCCAAGAACAGACTCTGGCTTCGGTTTAGAATTAGAGCTGAGCGCCAAACCAAAAAATATTCTTATCCACGGCAAAAACGGAAAGTCACTCAAGAGCAGAAAGAATCCTAAATTTTTCTCTTATTATTATAGCATCCCTCGTTTAGAAACCAAGGGTTCTCTTTATCTGGAAGGAAAAGAATATCATGTCAAATCAGGCACAAGTTGGATGGACCATGAATGGAGTAGTCCAGAAGGAACCGAGGCTGCATTTGATCTTTCTTCCAAAGACATTTCCTGGGACTGGATCTGTATCCAAATGGAAGATGGCTCCGATATCATGGCATTCAATTTTAAGAACAGATCCGGAGATGTGGAAACTTTCGGGACTTATCGTTCTCCAGATGGAAAAGTAATCTCTTTAGAAAATGAAAACGATCTGAAATTTGTTCCGGAAGATAAGACCTGGAAAAGCGACCAAACTGGGAATTCCTACAAATTACGATGGAAATTAATTTCCGAACGATTTAATTTGAATATCTCGCCCAAATTCGAAGAGCAGGAATTCGACGCAAGATCTAGCACTGGACTAATTT